The following nucleotide sequence is from Lytechinus variegatus isolate NC3 chromosome 12, Lvar_3.0, whole genome shotgun sequence.
ttacAGTACTgtcaattttgtaaaaatttgaatgttgtacagtgcgtcccagaataaacgaaaccgagatttagcgatcatttatcataactaaatcataaatagaatagacaaatgacctatcaacttgaagcttagaatctcctctttcatctgatattacttaggttatttcttattcatgcatgagtgagcaaaaacaatttgaagaaaggatgccaaaaactcatttggcggggggggggggggtatctgggtttcaaaaagaaaaccatatttctgaaaagttcaatatctgctctttaatttggtaccaaaattacagaaaatggtcaagaagtaaaaaagttctggtcatttgaaataaggcttgtatttccataattttatgagataaacgtgttttcaccagtttcccacagatagctttcgcatggtgaacaaaagatttaatgcatggctgatcttCAACAAACCGGAGTcttgagtgagtttgaaagccagcctggagaacctcttcattttatgaaagtataattcaaacaattaaaaacaaaaaagaaatagtgagtgacggacATTATCGACTCattatctcatttgcatatatcactgagttgtgcatacatAACAGTtctgagaaaaaacaaaactttaaattaatgtcataactttcttaatttacatccaattttgatgaaattttcagtgtaaatgcttgttacatgtagatttttctttattgtttcaagtcaacatttttgggggtgcacttgacctttaacaaagaTTGCATACGTATATTAAATTAATagtttgtttaaatttttttttttaaatctatttgcaGATGCTTGGTTCCTTAGCTTGCATTATTTACTTCTAGCTGGAAAGAGAGTGAAGTTTTTATCAGCACATGTCCTTCTATTATTCTTGATTGTTTGGACCCCAAACAGCCCGATGAGGGACAAAACAGCAGTATTTCCCCTCTCATTATGCCGATTGTCTCACCTGATGATAGCGATTCCAATTCACGATCTCACGAGCCTGTGTTGAGGAGAATACAGGCGGACTCCAAGGATTCTCAGGTGACCGGCAACACGTCCAAAGAGTCCTTACATAGTCCGAAGGACAGTGGCCAGAGGAAGAGTCCTGGTCAGAACTTGTTTACATTAGTTGACCCGTCGCGAGTGCAGGGTGCGGAGGCACCGCAGGAACTATTGTCGGGCCATACCACGCCCATGCTAAATCCATCGGGCAGCTACTGGGGGAGCTTCACAAGAAGGTCGCATTCACCAAGGACAAGGCTCTCTCCACCCTCTCTGACAGGGCGGAACTACTCTTCACGCTCCCACGTGGTACGTGGTCGGCACTCCCCATCTGACAACGCACCGTCAAACCATCCCCGCTCCCCCAGCTACGACTTTCGTGAAACAACTAGCCGAAGAAGGTCCTATCACGGTAAGTACTTGCCAGAGACTCTTTGGAAATAGTTGGTTATTTGGTCTGTACTAATTTGTACCAGTCAGATGTAATTAGTAGTTATGTTTTGGATAAGAAATTAATGTCACCATGTGGGAGACATGGCTAAGTCTGTCTTCATCCTGATCTTCAGAACTGAACGCTGAACATATGTATCTGTAGATTGAATCATTGCATCTAGACCGATGTGGACTGGCAAAGAGCCATTCCTGCAAGCATACTGTGCACCACTGTGTGCTATTTGTGCGTATCAAACAGTTTACACTCTGAAATAATCCTATAAAACGatattttgtaatatcctgTAGCTTTTTCCACATTATTATAAGCCTTTTTATAGGCGAGCGACGATATGACTGTCAACAAATCTAACttcttgagtgagcaccacttttaaaaagttcataTAAAATGATCCGCATAAAACTTGGAATACTATCATTTGCAAAATTTTAAGACTACCTGATAATTAGTTTCATTAATAACCGACCTTTGTATTATTGAATGGTTTAAGGTATATACATTAATATTACAGCTAGTATTTCTGAACTGCCAgatccacattgattatgtgcttACGCGgagaaaacgaaataaaaaagACTACATGGAGCGGGAAAAGACACAGGATAAAGAAACACAATCATGACAGTAAAACGAAACTACTCAATTTTAAACAATGGGTTttgaaaaaatcaatatttagaATATTACAAATAGAATATATGTCAATTAATTCCACAAGGAAGGTCCAGCATGGGCAAATGACCGATTCCCCCCATAATTTCTTGGATTTAGGAATTGCAAGCAATTTTGAATCAGAAGGTCTTAAACGTTGAGGAGGATTATATTGCATCAACAAATTAACGTTATATTCCATGGCAGATCCATAGatacagtaaaaaaaacttaatttaataacttaaatacaATATGGTACTCAATGGGTAACCAATGCAGTGATGACAAAACTGGAGTTATGTGAGTAGAGCTTCAGATTATCCAAAAGCTTGACCAATccttttgatttaaaaaatatttgaagtaaaaaaagtaactgGGGAAAACAAAGATAAATCCAGCAATTGGACAATTTCTTTAAACTTATTTCCATTTGACCATTCAATCTATTTAAACACGGAATCAACTCAAACAAATAGTATTTATAGGCCAATTTCTGATTAATCTATGACATTATATTACAATtaaatataaatgtatgtgATATACACACACATTTTCAGGTGGTCTTAAAACTTTTGCAAATTATGGTAAATATATCTGGAGAAAAGAACATGTAAACCTTAATCAGCACATGGACTTTAAAGATAAtaagattgatttgaagatatatatttacccttaacttgtttccttgccc
It contains:
- the LOC121425152 gene encoding uncharacterized protein LOC121425152 isoform X1, whose product is MPIVSPDDSDSNSRSHEPVLRRIQADSKDSQVTGNTSKESLHSPKDSGQRKSPGQNLFTLVDPSRVQGAEAPQELLSGHTTPMLNPSGSYWGSFTRRSHSPRTRLSPPSLTGRNYSSRSHVVRGRHSPSDNAPSNHPRSPSYDFRETTSRRRSYHDSLGVGNQTSSGVSSGAQPIEETNRKMHLSCMQIFTSTKCLAV
- the LOC121425152 gene encoding uncharacterized protein LOC121425152 isoform X3, which gives rise to MPIVSPDDSDSNSRSHEPVLRRIQADSKDSQVTGNTSKESLHSPKDSGQRKSPGQNLFTLVDPSRVQGAEAPQELLSGHTTPMLNPSGSYWGSFTRRSHSPRTRLSPPSLTGRNYSSRSHVVRGRHSPSDNAPSNHPRSPSYDFRETTSRRRSYHDSLGVGNQTSSGVSSGAQPIEETNRKIFTSTKCLAV
- the LOC121425152 gene encoding uncharacterized protein LOC121425152 isoform X2 translates to MPIVSPDDSDSNSRSHEPVLRRIQADSKDSQVTGNTSKESLHSPKDSGQRKSPGQNLFTLVDPSRVQGAEAPQELLSGHTTPMLNPSGSYWGSFTRRSHSPRTRLSPPSLTGRNYSSRSHVVRGRHSPSDNAPSNHPRSPSYDFRETTSRRRSYHDSLGVGNQTSSGVSSGAQPIEETNRKSKHPNVCVRVPTNTL